TGAACAGCCCCGGCTTCTTGTCCATCTCGAGGACGACGTCCATCGTGTGCTCGTCCGCGACGAAGCTCAACTCGACCTGGTTGATACCGCGGTACTGCTGCGGCGGGAAGAACTCGATCTCCTGGTAGAACGGCAGCTTCTGCCGCGTACCCCGGATGTGGCCGCGCTCCATGTCCGCGTTCTTGAAGCGGAAGCCCAGCTGGATGAAGGCGTCGAGAATCGCCTTCTGCGCGGGCAGCGGGTGCACGTTGATCGGGTCCAGGTCGGTGGAGTCCACGGCCCGCGCGATCGACAGCTCCGTCGTCACACCGATGTTCATGCCGCGCAGCGTCTGACCGTCGATCGTGGTGATCGGCGTCTCCCACGGGATCTCCAGCCCGAAGGGCACCGCGTGCACGGCCTGGGCCTGCAGCTCGAAGGCACCACCCAGCGGCATCTTCGTGAACTCGATGT
Above is a window of Streptomyces sp. DT2A-34 DNA encoding:
- a CDS encoding sporulation protein; this encodes MAFKKLLASLGAGGASVETVLTEVNVVPGGVVQGEVRIQGGSVKQDIEGLSVGLQARVEVEGQDSEYKQDIEFTKMPLGGAFELQAQAVHAVPFGLEIPWETPITTIDGQTLRGMNIGVTTELSIARAVDSTDLDPINVHPLPAQKAILDAFIQLGFRFKNADMERGHIRGTRQKLPFYQEIEFFPPQQYRGINQVELSFVADEHTMDVVLEMDKKPGLFSAGSDTFRSFQVGLNDFQGTDWAAYLNQWLSEVGSKRNWS